GGCCCGGTGCGATGGCGCCGCCCAGGTAGTCTCCGGATTGGGTTACGGCGCAAAAGGTCGTGGCCGTGCCGAAATCGACGATGATGAGGTCTCGTTGAAACTTGTGGTGAGCCGCCGCCGCGTTGACGAGGCGATCGCTGCCGATTTCTTTGGGGTTGGCGTATTTGAGCGTCAGTCCTGTATCCATGTCTGAAGACACCACCAACGGCGTACAGGCAAAATATGTTTCCACCATAGATACAAATGTTTCCGTGAGGGATGGAACCACGCTGGAGATGATCGCGCCGGTGATCCGTTTCGGAGGCCGCCATTTTTGCTCAAGTAAGCTGGCGCAGAGGACTCCGTATTCATCGGCGGTCGCCTTTGGATTGGTGGCCAACCGCCAATGGGCTTGGATGGTCGATCCTTCGAATATGCCCCAGACAATGTTTGTGTTGCCGATGTCGATTGCCGCCAGCATGGAGTCCATGAATTTCATTGTACCGAGTGGGATGCGTGTTCTCCACTCCGAGAATCAGCGTCTCTCGCGGGGCATGATGTCATGAGTCAAAAAGAAGAGGCTTCCGTCTCTTTCTTGACTTGACCCTAGGTGCGCGCGTAGGATGCGAGCCGTGAGCGGGCGTAGCTCAGTGGTAGAGTCCTAGCTTCCCAAGCTAGTTGTCGTGGGTTCAAATCCCATCGCCCGCTCCAAACTGGTCTCATCCCGCGTGGTTTTGCCTTCCCTTCCCACCTGCATCGGGTTTCCTAGCCATAGTCATATGGAAGTCATCCCTGTGCCAAGCAAGGATGAGGAATGGGAAGAAAAAGAAGCTCAGACCGCCTTTTTCACCAGGCCTGAGCGCAGGCAGCGCGTGCAGACGCGAATCCGCTTGTGGGTGCCGTCGATGACGGCGCGAACCGTTTGGAGGTTGGGATTGAACACGCGCCGGGTTTTATTGTTGGCATGACTTACATTGTTTCCGGACCGCGGTTTTTTCTGGCAGAGTTCACATTGAAAGGCCACGATCATTCTCCTTCGGAATG
This sequence is a window from Candidatus Nitrospira inopinata. Protein-coding genes within it:
- a CDS encoding type III pantothenate kinase, yielding MLAAIDIGNTNIVWGIFEGSTIQAHWRLATNPKATADEYGVLCASLLEQKWRPPKRITGAIISSVVPSLTETFVSMVETYFACTPLVVSSDMDTGLTLKYANPKEIGSDRLVNAAAAHHKFQRDLIIVDFGTATTFCAVTQSGDYLGGAIAPGLGIAAEALFTRAAKLSKVELVRPKTVIGTDTASSIQSGLLFGYAGLVDALVKRMEQEMGRPSYVVATGGLASVVAPETSTIQTIEPLLTLEGLALLHQRAQGLPFLSSKN
- the rpmB gene encoding 50S ribosomal protein L28 — encoded protein: MAFQCELCQKKPRSGNNVSHANNKTRRVFNPNLQTVRAVIDGTHKRIRVCTRCLRSGLVKKAV